From the Chryseobacterium scophthalmum genome, one window contains:
- a CDS encoding magnesium transporter CorA family protein gives MPIDTIYRDSGCEWIDVEAPTAEDMKYLHERYEINNLLLEDTLDPNHLPKYEADGNVKFFLLRESTELERKNLNTISDISTKIGIFLLENTIITVHRMKTKSISETKKQLSAGQENCSPDKVALMIALIIMKSFDDEAISLFETMDNIENEIFLKNTNHTNQIRRLYKLKRKSGLNSRVLTISTDAIDKFKLLNLQDSEVVDLKDKHKDVVADFDHLNIQITNLISMFLALSDQKANQVMKVLAIYSVYFLPITFIAGLYGMNFDNMPELHTKQGYFYTLGVMGIIVICTFIYARRKQW, from the coding sequence ATGCCTATTGATACAATTTACAGAGATTCGGGATGCGAATGGATAGACGTGGAAGCGCCTACTGCAGAAGACATGAAATACCTTCATGAGCGCTACGAAATTAACAATCTTCTTTTGGAAGACACCTTAGATCCGAATCACCTACCCAAATACGAAGCCGACGGAAACGTAAAGTTTTTTCTTTTGCGTGAAAGCACCGAGCTGGAAAGAAAAAACCTCAACACCATAAGTGACATCAGTACGAAAATCGGAATTTTTCTTCTGGAAAACACGATTATCACTGTTCACAGAATGAAAACCAAAAGTATTTCGGAGACAAAAAAACAGCTTTCGGCAGGTCAGGAAAACTGTTCTCCCGATAAAGTTGCGTTAATGATTGCTCTGATTATTATGAAAAGTTTTGATGATGAAGCCATCAGTCTTTTTGAAACAATGGATAATATCGAGAACGAAATTTTCCTTAAAAATACCAATCACACGAATCAAATCCGCAGATTATATAAACTGAAACGAAAATCAGGATTGAACTCAAGAGTTTTGACGATTTCTACAGATGCTATTGATAAGTTTAAGCTACTCAATTTACAAGATTCTGAAGTGGTCGATTTAAAAGATAAACACAAAGATGTGGTTGCCGATTTTGATCATCTCAACATTCAGATTACCAACTTAATTTCGATGTTTCTGGCGCTGTCTGATCAGAAAGCCAATCAGGTAATGAAAGTTTTGGCGATTTATTCTGTTTACTTTTTACCGATCACATTTATTGCCGGTTTATACGGAATGAACTTTGACAATATGCCAGAATTACATACCAAACAAGGATATTTTTATACTTTAGGAGTAATGGGAATCATTGTGATTTGCACGTTTATTTATGCAAGAAGAAAGCAATGGTAA